Proteins from a single region of Amycolatopsis sp. CA-230715:
- a CDS encoding DUF445 domain-containing protein, with protein MGQAREPGRPADPPGGPQGEEAKRLALRKMKLVALSFLLGATVVFLLARWAETAGWPGWVGYARAAGEAGMVGALADWFAVTALFRHPLRLKIPHTAIIPNKKDALGNSLGEFVGSNFLSETVVRDKLRRVDISKRLGGWLAQPENAERVTSELATVVRGAVTVLRDEDVQAVMEQAVVRRVVDKPWGPPLGKLLAGVFADGAHHKLVDLMCDRAYEWVRDNHSAMLRVVSDRAPSWSPKFVDEMLADKVYGEVLSFAWAVKTDVNHPMRLALDKFLGEFAQDLQTDPDTMARAEQVKAQVIEHAEVQKLIGSAWATAKEMLLGAAEDPSSELRKRVREGLRTLGERLMSDDSLREKVDGWVEGAAAYVVSNYSSEITTIITDTVERWDAEETSRKIELQVGRDLQFIRINGTVVGALAGLVIYGVGQLLF; from the coding sequence ATCGGCCAGGCGCGTGAACCCGGCAGGCCGGCCGACCCGCCTGGCGGGCCGCAGGGCGAAGAGGCCAAGCGGCTCGCGCTGCGCAAGATGAAACTGGTCGCGCTGTCGTTCCTGCTCGGCGCGACCGTGGTCTTCCTGCTGGCCAGGTGGGCGGAGACGGCGGGATGGCCGGGCTGGGTCGGCTACGCGCGCGCGGCGGGCGAAGCGGGCATGGTCGGCGCGCTCGCCGACTGGTTCGCGGTCACCGCACTGTTCCGGCATCCGCTGCGGTTGAAGATCCCGCACACCGCGATCATCCCGAACAAGAAGGACGCGCTGGGCAACAGCCTCGGCGAGTTCGTAGGAAGCAACTTCCTGTCCGAGACGGTGGTGCGGGACAAGCTGCGCCGCGTCGACATTTCGAAGCGGCTCGGCGGCTGGCTCGCGCAGCCGGAAAACGCCGAGCGGGTCACGTCGGAGCTGGCGACCGTCGTCCGCGGTGCGGTGACCGTGCTCCGGGACGAAGACGTGCAGGCCGTCATGGAGCAGGCCGTGGTGCGGCGCGTCGTGGACAAGCCGTGGGGCCCGCCGCTGGGCAAACTGCTCGCCGGCGTGTTCGCCGACGGCGCCCACCACAAGCTGGTCGACCTGATGTGCGATCGCGCCTACGAGTGGGTCCGCGACAACCACAGCGCGATGCTGCGGGTGGTTTCGGACCGCGCGCCGTCGTGGTCGCCGAAGTTCGTCGACGAGATGTTGGCGGACAAGGTGTACGGCGAGGTCCTGTCGTTCGCGTGGGCGGTCAAGACCGACGTGAACCATCCGATGCGGCTCGCGCTGGACAAGTTCCTCGGCGAGTTCGCGCAGGATCTGCAGACCGATCCGGACACCATGGCCCGCGCCGAGCAGGTCAAGGCGCAGGTGATCGAGCACGCCGAGGTGCAGAAGCTGATCGGGTCCGCGTGGGCGACCGCGAAGGAGATGCTGCTCGGCGCCGCCGAAGACCCGTCGAGCGAGCTGCGCAAACGCGTTCGTGAAGGCCTGCGCACGCTGGGTGAGCGGCTCATGTCGGACGACTCGTTGCGCGAGAAGGTCGACGGCTGGGTCGAAGGCGCCGCCGCTTACGTCGTCTCGAACTACTCGAGCGAGATCACCACGATCATCACCGACACCGTCGAGCGGTGGGACGCCGAGGAGACGTCGCGCAAGATCGAATTGCAGGTCGGGCGCGACCTCCAGTTCATCAGGATCAACGGGACGGTGGTCGGCGCGCTCGCCGGGCTGGTGATCTACGGCGTTGGTCAGCTGTTGTTCTGA
- the yczR gene encoding MocR-like transcription factor YczR, whose protein sequence is MSSLISPSGQISARRLASMLGAWRSGSRQGAADLAAAIELQVLDGQLAVGTRLPAERQLAEELGTSRTLIGAAWDRLRESGMVESRRGAGSWVAARGRGGLEPSLPESADAIDFARASPSAAGGIIPALDTARVALADHLGEHGYSDRGLFVLRDRIARRYTERGLPTTPDQVMITNGAHHGFVLALRMLAGPGDRVLVENPSYPNALEAIRAAHAIPVPVALDAAGDQGWDIAGIEAAVRQSSPRLAYLVVDFQNPTGLRLDAEGRERLGAVLSRARTPFVVDETLVELDLDGDEAPPPLAASAPEFAITIGSSSKSHWGGLRIGWLRASVDVITRLVSARFMIDLGSPVFEQLVLAELLADPTPLLRRRREEFLTNRDALVGALRRYCPDWSFRVPGGGLSLWCRLSEPMSTRLAVAAGTHGVHLVPAARFGAYGGLERWVRLPYGLPPERLHEGVRRLSAAVRSIRAGAAGGVDLPVT, encoded by the coding sequence ATGAGTTCGCTGATCTCGCCGAGTGGACAGATATCGGCTCGCCGATTGGCCTCCATGCTCGGCGCATGGCGTAGCGGTTCACGGCAAGGTGCGGCAGACCTCGCCGCGGCGATCGAGCTGCAGGTGCTGGACGGCCAGCTCGCCGTCGGCACCCGGTTGCCCGCCGAGCGTCAGCTTGCTGAGGAACTCGGGACGAGCAGGACGCTCATCGGTGCCGCGTGGGACCGGTTGCGGGAAAGCGGCATGGTGGAGAGCCGCCGCGGTGCCGGCTCTTGGGTCGCTGCCCGTGGCAGGGGCGGGCTTGAACCGTCACTGCCGGAAAGCGCTGACGCCATCGATTTCGCCCGCGCGTCGCCGTCGGCCGCGGGCGGCATCATTCCCGCGCTCGACACCGCCCGGGTCGCGTTGGCGGACCACCTTGGCGAACACGGCTACAGCGACCGCGGCCTGTTCGTGCTGCGAGACCGCATCGCCCGCCGCTACACCGAACGCGGGCTGCCCACGACGCCGGACCAGGTGATGATCACGAACGGGGCGCACCACGGGTTCGTGCTCGCGCTGCGCATGCTGGCAGGGCCGGGCGATCGCGTGCTCGTGGAGAACCCGAGCTATCCCAACGCGCTGGAGGCGATCAGGGCCGCGCACGCGATCCCGGTCCCGGTGGCGCTGGACGCCGCGGGTGACCAAGGCTGGGACATCGCCGGGATCGAGGCTGCCGTACGGCAGTCGTCGCCGAGGCTCGCGTACCTGGTGGTCGATTTCCAGAACCCGACCGGGCTGCGGCTCGACGCCGAAGGCCGCGAGCGCCTCGGTGCGGTTCTGAGTCGTGCCAGGACGCCGTTCGTGGTGGACGAAACGTTGGTGGAACTGGACTTGGACGGTGACGAGGCGCCGCCGCCCCTGGCCGCTTCCGCGCCGGAGTTCGCGATCACGATCGGGTCGTCGTCCAAGTCGCATTGGGGCGGTCTGCGTATCGGCTGGCTGCGGGCGTCGGTGGACGTCATCACGCGGCTGGTGTCGGCTCGGTTCATGATCGACCTCGGCTCGCCGGTGTTCGAACAGCTGGTGCTCGCGGAACTGCTCGCGGACCCGACCCCCCTGCTGCGCAGGCGCCGTGAGGAGTTCCTGACCAACCGGGACGCGCTCGTGGGCGCGCTGCGGCGGTATTGCCCAGACTGGTCTTTCCGCGTGCCGGGCGGTGGGCTGTCGCTGTGGTGCCGGCTGTCGGAGCCGATGAGCACGCGGCTTGCCGTCGCGGCGGGAACCCATGGCGTGCACCTCGTGCCCGCGGCGCGGTTCGGTGCGTACGGAGGGCTCGAGCGCTGGGTGCGGCTGCCATACGGGCTGCCGCCGGAACGCTTGCACGAAGGGGTCCGCAGGCTCAGCGCGGCAGTGCGGTCGATCCGTGCGGGCGCCGCGGGCGGGGTGGACCTGCCGGTGACATAA
- a CDS encoding sigma-70 family RNA polymerase sigma factor, whose amino-acid sequence MRATEIPQVGEIGTLPFTDLSRTVLAVARGFRLCEADVRDVVQSTWLTFFRRRETIRDLASLPAWLSTTARRHALALVRRRREFPVPDLGMGVADPETPELAAMLADRDRVLHHAILRLRQPYRAIGELLVRDPVPTYVEMAAELGVEPGTVGPMRTRCLKLLRRLLLAEGIDGW is encoded by the coding sequence GTGCGGGCTACGGAGATACCCCAAGTGGGGGAGATCGGCACCTTGCCGTTCACGGACCTTTCCCGCACGGTGCTCGCCGTCGCCAGGGGGTTCCGCCTCTGCGAAGCCGATGTCCGGGACGTCGTGCAGAGCACCTGGCTCACGTTCTTCCGGCGAAGGGAAACGATTCGGGACCTGGCATCGCTGCCAGCCTGGTTGTCCACCACGGCGCGTCGTCACGCGCTGGCGCTGGTCCGGCGGCGACGGGAGTTCCCGGTGCCCGATCTCGGCATGGGCGTCGCGGATCCCGAGACCCCGGAGCTGGCCGCGATGCTCGCCGATCGCGACCGCGTGCTGCACCACGCGATCCTCCGCCTGCGGCAGCCCTACCGCGCGATCGGGGAGCTGCTGGTGCGGGACCCGGTTCCGACGTACGTGGAAATGGCCGCTGAGCTCGGTGTGGAGCCAGGGACGGTCGGCCCGATGCGAACTCGCTGCTTGAAACTCCTCCGGCGCTTGCTGCTCGCCGAAGGCATCGACGGCTGGTGA
- the yczE gene encoding membrane protein YczE: protein MTQVDLRPVAPSRNPARRFPQLLGGLALYGASMAMLTRSGMGLDPWDVLTDGFTKITGWTFGTVTAVVSVGVLLLWVPLRQRPGIGTVLNIFTISVTVDLVRAVLPDQHRLVWQLVLMIGGVLLNGLATATYVGARLGPGPRDGLMTGLSARTGWSVRLVRTGIEVSVLATGWLLGGTVGIGTVVYALSIGAITQALLPLVAWREPEL, encoded by the coding sequence GTGACCCAAGTCGATCTCCGCCCTGTGGCCCCCTCCAGAAACCCCGCACGCCGCTTTCCGCAGTTGCTCGGCGGGCTCGCGCTGTACGGCGCGAGCATGGCGATGCTCACCAGGAGCGGCATGGGCCTTGACCCGTGGGACGTGCTCACCGACGGCTTCACGAAAATCACCGGCTGGACGTTCGGCACTGTCACCGCGGTCGTCTCCGTCGGCGTGCTGCTGCTCTGGGTCCCGCTGCGGCAACGCCCGGGAATCGGCACGGTGCTCAACATCTTCACCATTTCGGTGACCGTCGACCTCGTCCGCGCCGTACTACCCGACCAGCACCGCTTGGTCTGGCAACTGGTGCTGATGATCGGCGGCGTGCTGTTGAACGGCCTCGCCACCGCCACGTACGTCGGCGCTCGACTGGGGCCGGGCCCTCGCGACGGGCTGATGACCGGGCTGTCGGCCCGGACTGGTTGGTCAGTACGGCTCGTCCGCACCGGTATCGAGGTTTCCGTGCTCGCCACCGGCTGGCTGCTCGGCGGAACCGTCGGTATCGGCACTGTGGTCTACGCACTCAGCATCGGCGCGATCACGCAAGCGCTGCTGCCGCTCGTCGCCTGGCGCGAACCG
- a CDS encoding pyridoxal phosphate-dependent aminotransferase, whose product MRQPALVSRLQPFSSTIFAEMTALAVRSGAVNLGQGFPDSDGPPAMLEAAKDALFGGANQYPPGPGRPELRAAIARHRARYGVDYDPDSEILVTAGATEAIAASLLSLTEPGDEVIVIEPYYDSYAAAVALAGATRRTVSLVEDDAGRFALDPDAVRAAITPRTRAILVNSPHNPTGTVFTRTELEALAALCVEHDLIAITDEVYEHLVFDDGEHIPLATLPGMRSRTVSISSAGKSFNCTGWKIGWVCATAELVAAVKASKQFMTFVSGGPLQPAVAYALDHELDWVESLRQSLAAKRDRLSAGLADAGFTVRPCAGTYFVCADIRPLGFTDATELAFQLPERAGVAAVPVKAFTDRTEGWDHLLRFAFCKQDDVLDEGVARLRELG is encoded by the coding sequence GTGCGTCAACCCGCTCTGGTCTCCCGCCTGCAACCGTTCAGTTCGACCATCTTCGCCGAGATGACCGCCCTCGCCGTCCGCTCCGGCGCGGTCAACCTCGGCCAGGGCTTCCCGGACAGCGACGGGCCGCCCGCGATGTTGGAAGCCGCGAAGGACGCCCTGTTCGGGGGCGCGAACCAGTACCCGCCGGGCCCCGGCAGGCCGGAGTTGCGCGCCGCGATCGCCCGGCACCGCGCGCGCTACGGCGTCGACTACGACCCGGACAGCGAGATACTGGTCACCGCTGGCGCCACCGAGGCGATCGCGGCCAGCCTGTTGTCCCTCACCGAGCCCGGCGACGAAGTGATCGTGATCGAGCCGTACTACGACTCGTACGCGGCGGCGGTCGCGCTCGCCGGCGCGACCCGCAGAACCGTTTCGCTGGTCGAGGACGACGCGGGCCGGTTCGCGCTGGATCCCGACGCCGTGCGTGCCGCGATCACGCCGCGAACGCGCGCAATCCTGGTCAACTCCCCGCACAATCCCACCGGCACGGTGTTCACCCGCACCGAGCTCGAAGCGCTCGCCGCGCTGTGCGTCGAACACGACCTCATCGCCATCACCGACGAGGTGTACGAGCACCTCGTCTTCGACGACGGCGAGCACATCCCGCTGGCGACCTTGCCGGGGATGCGGTCGCGAACCGTGTCGATCTCCAGCGCGGGCAAGTCGTTCAACTGCACCGGCTGGAAGATCGGGTGGGTGTGCGCGACGGCCGAGCTGGTCGCCGCGGTGAAGGCCTCGAAGCAGTTCATGACGTTCGTGTCGGGCGGGCCGCTCCAGCCCGCCGTCGCGTACGCGCTCGACCACGAACTCGACTGGGTCGAAAGCCTGCGGCAGTCGCTCGCCGCGAAACGCGATCGGCTTTCCGCGGGCTTGGCCGACGCCGGATTCACCGTGCGGCCGTGCGCGGGCACCTACTTCGTCTGCGCCGACATCAGGCCGCTCGGCTTCACCGACGCCACCGAGCTGGCGTTCCAACTGCCCGAGCGGGCCGGTGTGGCGGCCGTGCCGGTGAAGGCGTTCACCGACCGGACCGAGGGCTGGGACCACCTGCTGCGCTTCGCGTTCTGCAAGCAGGACGACGTACTCGACGAGGGCGTCGCCCGCCTGCGCGAACTCGGCTGA